In the genome of bacterium, one region contains:
- a CDS encoding DUF3830 family protein, with protein MYKIMIDLGGTKAGAELWDEKAPKTIAALLRHFPMADRTIHVRWSGAAWRTEKNYPLEIGKVENPATWLDPGDIIYYDDPRYQLYKLAFAYGKSQWRDDKGELHVARIGKVIDSLDAFVKASDEVLFWGPKAVTIRLAP; from the coding sequence ATGTATAAGATCATGATCGACCTAGGTGGCACAAAGGCGGGCGCGGAACTCTGGGACGAAAAGGCCCCGAAGACGATCGCGGCGTTGCTGCGGCATTTTCCCATGGCCGACCGGACCATTCACGTGCGGTGGTCCGGGGCCGCGTGGCGGACTGAAAAGAATTATCCACTCGAGATCGGGAAGGTCGAGAACCCCGCTACCTGGTTGGATCCCGGAGACATCATTTACTATGACGATCCACGATACCAGCTTTACAAGCTGGCGTTCGCCTACGGCAAGAGCCAGTGGCGGGACGACAAGGGCGAGCTCCACGTTGCACGGATCGGCAAGGTGATCGATAGCCTCGACGCCTTCGTCAAGGCGAGCGACGAGGTGTTGTTTTGGGGGCCGAAGGCGGTGACGATCCGTCTTGCGCCGTGA
- a CDS encoding ABC transporter substrate-binding protein, protein MSAGAGLGLALARDAATRATAFAAPPPQPGGILRVGAVADTHTLDPHFSVDWSERPVMYAIYNTLVSATPTFEIAPELGRSWKISADGLTITVSLQPNVKFHDGTVCDAEAVKWNIDFILDKANNSPQFKQLDPFLSGVEASGPTTVVFRLKKPYAGFLAAFTERPGFIVSPAAYQKYGKDFGRNPVGTGMFQFVEWLPDDHVSVKRFDGYWGRSKASLDGITYRVVPDPAVRDTMVRTGELDITSEPDPKDIAVLQKSPGVKVVSENPSGHWWGVQWRVDRPPFNNKALRQAIAYGIDRGEFVKVMLGGRGSIANGPTPSIVWWYSRTAKGFSYDPDRAKQLLAEAGYQNGFSAQFSTDNTPVGLQFAQLLQAQLKRINVTLTINPVDPSNLYQEVLQQKVNWTRTDWTLRADPDGLLRILFYTGNYANSTGYSNPTVDKLLDQGNSTYDRNARKSIYAQIEQQVIDDAPYVWVFYPSEDAPMRTTVQEYAWIPDSVPRYRSLWLAK, encoded by the coding sequence ATGAGCGCTGGGGCCGGGCTTGGCCTGGCGCTGGCGCGCGATGCGGCGACGCGCGCTACGGCCTTCGCGGCACCCCCCCCACAGCCAGGAGGGATCTTGCGTGTGGGAGCGGTGGCCGATACGCACACCCTGGACCCACACTTTTCCGTGGATTGGTCGGAGCGGCCCGTGATGTACGCGATCTACAACACGCTCGTCTCCGCGACGCCGACGTTCGAAATCGCCCCCGAATTAGGTCGATCCTGGAAGATCTCCGCGGATGGGCTGACGATCACGGTCTCATTGCAGCCGAATGTCAAATTTCACGACGGGACCGTCTGCGACGCCGAAGCCGTGAAGTGGAACATCGACTTCATCCTGGACAAGGCGAACAACTCCCCCCAATTCAAACAACTCGACCCGTTTCTCTCCGGCGTCGAGGCCAGCGGGCCGACGACGGTGGTGTTTCGCCTGAAGAAACCCTACGCGGGATTCCTCGCCGCCTTTACCGAACGCCCCGGCTTCATCGTCTCCCCCGCGGCGTATCAAAAGTACGGTAAGGATTTTGGCCGCAATCCGGTCGGGACGGGGATGTTTCAATTCGTGGAGTGGCTCCCGGATGACCACGTGTCGGTCAAGCGGTTTGACGGGTATTGGGGTAGGTCCAAGGCGTCCCTCGATGGCATCACCTACAGGGTCGTCCCCGATCCCGCGGTTCGCGACACGATGGTCCGCACAGGCGAGCTCGACATCACCAGCGAGCCGGATCCCAAGGACATCGCGGTGCTTCAGAAGAGCCCTGGGGTGAAGGTTGTGAGCGAGAATCCGTCGGGTCATTGGTGGGGGGTCCAGTGGCGGGTCGACCGTCCCCCCTTCAATAACAAGGCACTCCGGCAGGCGATTGCGTACGGGATCGACCGCGGTGAATTCGTGAAAGTGATGCTCGGGGGGCGGGGCAGCATCGCCAACGGGCCCACCCCGTCGATTGTGTGGTGGTACAGCCGGACCGCGAAGGGGTTCTCCTACGATCCCGATCGTGCCAAGCAGTTGCTGGCGGAAGCGGGGTATCAGAATGGTTTCTCGGCCCAATTCTCAACCGACAATACGCCGGTGGGACTCCAGTTCGCCCAGTTGCTGCAGGCCCAGCTCAAGCGGATCAACGTGACCCTGACGATCAACCCGGTCGACCCGTCAAATCTGTACCAGGAGGTCCTGCAGCAGAAGGTCAACTGGACACGGACGGACTGGACGCTCCGGGCGGATCCAGACGGGCTGCTGCGGATTTTGTTCTACACCGGCAACTACGCGAATTCGACGGGGTACTCGAATCCAACCGTCGATAAGCTGCTCGACCAAGGCAACTCCACATACGACCGCAACGCGCGGAAGAGTATCTACGCGCAGATCGAACAACAGGTGATCGACGACGCGCCGTACGTGTGGGTCTTTTATCCGTCCGAGGATGCGCCGATGCGGACAACGGTTCAAGAATACGCGTGGATCCCGGATTCGGTGCCGCGGTACCGCAGCCTTTGGCTGGCAAAGTGA
- a CDS encoding ABC transporter permease — MWRYIVARVAAVVPMIVLVTMAVFWLLHGLLGDPTLLILGRDADPQTAQRLRHELGLDRPLDVQYLDWVSHAFRGDLGRSLRTHEPVAQAMRERALPTAELTILSMGLAAAGALVLGSVAAVWYGSLADFGVSSFCVVGVTLPNFLLGITLILVFALTLRWLPSGGFVSPLNNLGANLRVMILPVLTLSVAYVGILALVLKSSLRATLGAPYVQTARAKGIAERRVLVRHAVRNSLIPLLSVLGIEFGRLFGGAVVTETVFALPGVGRLLVDSILGRDFPVVQAVVASMTCGVLFVNLLVDLSYAWLDPRVSYD, encoded by the coding sequence GTGTGGCGCTACATCGTCGCCCGGGTCGCCGCGGTCGTCCCGATGATCGTGCTGGTGACGATGGCGGTCTTCTGGCTCCTTCACGGGCTGCTCGGGGATCCGACGCTGCTGATCCTCGGGCGCGACGCGGATCCCCAAACCGCGCAGAGGCTCAGGCATGAGCTAGGATTGGACCGTCCCCTGGATGTGCAGTACCTGGACTGGGTGAGCCACGCGTTTCGGGGCGACCTGGGCCGGTCGTTGCGCACCCACGAACCGGTCGCGCAGGCGATGCGGGAACGGGCCCTGCCGACCGCGGAATTGACGATCCTGTCAATGGGGTTGGCGGCGGCGGGCGCCTTGGTCCTCGGCAGCGTGGCCGCGGTGTGGTACGGGTCGCTGGCGGACTTCGGAGTTTCAAGCTTCTGCGTCGTTGGGGTGACCTTACCGAACTTCCTGCTGGGGATTACGCTCATCTTGGTGTTTGCCCTCACGCTGCGGTGGCTCCCCAGCGGCGGATTCGTCTCCCCGCTCAATAACCTGGGTGCCAACCTGCGGGTGATGATTCTGCCGGTTCTGACCCTCAGCGTGGCGTATGTTGGCATCCTGGCCTTGGTGCTCAAGTCAAGCCTGCGCGCCACCCTCGGGGCGCCCTACGTGCAAACGGCCCGGGCCAAGGGCATCGCAGAGCGCCGTGTGCTCGTTCGGCACGCGGTGCGAAATTCGCTGATCCCGCTGCTCAGCGTGTTGGGCATTGAATTTGGTCGGTTGTTCGGCGGGGCGGTCGTGACCGAAACGGTCTTCGCGCTGCCCGGGGTGGGCCGGCTTCTGGTGGACTCGATCCTCGGGCGCGATTTCCCAGTCGTGCAGGCCGTGGTGGCATCCATGACATGTGGCGTGTTGTTCGTCAATCTGCTCGTCGATCTGTCGTACGCGTGGCTCGACCCCCGCGTGTCGTATGATTAG
- a CDS encoding ABC transporter permease: protein MISPHIARGGVGRSKVAGAPSGRWRRFVRNRALAVGGGLSAVVIAVALAAPVLAPYDPLTIHANHTLEGPTRMFLLGTDDLGRDNLSQDIYGARLSLIVGLGSVALGTIGGVPWGLAGGFLGGRVGYVLMRLADLVLVFPSLVLALVIRALLGAGLTNVIIALGVTIMPALARVVRGEVLALRERDFVTAAVSVGARNSRILARHIIPNVLDLIVVLGAIYTGGAILTEASLSFLGFGTPPPAPGWGRILQEGYSYLAITPWPSLTAGVAIFLAVLGFYLVGEGARRIVQRDRA, encoded by the coding sequence ATGATTAGCCCCCACATCGCCCGAGGTGGTGTCGGGCGTTCGAAAGTTGCTGGGGCACCGTCGGGGAGGTGGCGGCGCTTCGTTCGCAACCGCGCCCTGGCCGTGGGCGGCGGTCTGAGCGCCGTGGTCATCGCGGTGGCGCTCGCGGCGCCGGTTCTCGCGCCGTACGATCCGCTGACGATTCACGCTAACCACACCCTGGAGGGGCCGACGCGGATGTTCCTCCTTGGCACCGATGACCTCGGCCGCGACAACCTGAGCCAGGACATCTATGGTGCGCGGCTCTCCCTGATCGTCGGCTTGGGATCCGTCGCCCTGGGGACCATCGGGGGGGTTCCGTGGGGGTTGGCGGGCGGGTTTCTCGGTGGCCGTGTCGGATATGTGTTGATGCGGTTGGCGGATCTGGTCCTTGTCTTTCCCTCGCTGGTGCTGGCGTTGGTGATTCGGGCGCTGCTTGGGGCCGGTCTCACCAATGTGATCATCGCCCTCGGCGTGACGATCATGCCGGCGCTGGCCCGCGTGGTTCGCGGGGAAGTGCTGGCACTCCGCGAGCGTGATTTCGTCACCGCTGCCGTCTCGGTGGGCGCCCGAAACTCGCGCATTCTGGCCCGGCACATTATTCCGAACGTGCTCGACCTGATCGTCGTACTCGGAGCGATCTACACGGGCGGGGCGATCCTCACCGAGGCGAGCCTGTCCTTCCTGGGCTTCGGCACGCCCCCGCCGGCGCCGGGTTGGGGCCGGATCCTGCAAGAGGGGTATTCGTACCTCGCGATTACCCCGTGGCCGTCCCTCACCGCGGGGGTCGCGATATTTCTGGCCGTGCTGGGCTTCTATCTGGTTGGGGAGGGGGCGCGGCGCATCGTGCAGCGTGATCGCGCCTGA
- the tcuA gene encoding FAD-dependent tricarballylate dehydrogenase TcuA → MEEYHVIVVGGGHAALSAALSARRAGRRVLVLERAPQHMRGGNSRHTRNVRCAHDRADPYLTGEYGEDEFLEDLRKVGGGQVNVDLARFAISESRTLPPWMTEHGATWQRALSGTLSLGRTNRFFLGGGKALLNAYYDTCRRLGVEVRYEAGVEDIVVEGRRAEAVVLRRGGSRELVRGKAVVVAAGGFEANLGWLKRYWGAAADNFVVRGTPYNDGTVLAALLEKGAAQVGDPKGFHAIAVDARAPKYDGGIATRLDSIPFGIVVNQAGARFSDEGEDLWPKRYASWGARVAAQPGQIAYSIFDAKAIGCFLPPLYKPFQADSIAALAALLQIDPGALVSTVDAYNRATAGNTAFRADALDGLCTRGLGLPKSNWARPIDRPPFCASPLRPGVTFTYMGVGVDETARLVDRHGRPFANLYAAGEIMSGNILASGYLAGFGMTIGGVFGRLAGREAATHAAH, encoded by the coding sequence TTGGAGGAGTATCACGTCATCGTGGTCGGTGGGGGGCACGCGGCGCTCAGCGCAGCGCTGTCGGCGCGCCGTGCCGGGCGGCGCGTCCTGGTGCTGGAGCGGGCTCCTCAACACATGCGCGGCGGCAACAGTCGGCACACCCGCAACGTCCGCTGCGCCCACGACCGGGCCGATCCGTACCTCACCGGGGAGTACGGAGAGGATGAATTTCTCGAAGACCTGCGCAAGGTTGGCGGGGGTCAGGTGAACGTGGACCTGGCGCGTTTTGCCATTTCCGAGTCCAGAACCCTTCCCCCCTGGATGACGGAGCACGGAGCGACGTGGCAGCGGGCGCTGAGCGGGACGCTGTCGCTGGGACGGACGAACCGGTTCTTTCTCGGGGGCGGGAAGGCGCTCCTGAACGCGTACTATGACACTTGCCGGCGCCTCGGCGTAGAGGTGCGGTACGAAGCGGGTGTCGAGGACATCGTGGTGGAGGGGCGCCGGGCCGAGGCGGTCGTCCTCCGGCGCGGCGGGTCGCGCGAGCTCGTGCGAGGGAAGGCCGTGGTGGTCGCCGCCGGCGGGTTTGAGGCCAACCTCGGCTGGCTCAAGCGGTATTGGGGGGCGGCGGCGGACAATTTCGTCGTCCGCGGCACCCCCTACAACGACGGCACGGTGCTCGCGGCGCTGCTGGAGAAGGGCGCCGCGCAGGTGGGGGATCCCAAGGGGTTTCACGCGATCGCTGTCGACGCTCGAGCACCCAAGTACGATGGGGGCATCGCCACGCGTCTGGATTCGATCCCGTTTGGCATCGTCGTCAACCAAGCCGGGGCGCGGTTTTCCGACGAGGGCGAGGACCTATGGCCCAAGCGCTATGCGAGCTGGGGGGCGCGGGTCGCCGCCCAGCCCGGCCAAATTGCCTACAGCATCTTCGACGCGAAGGCGATCGGCTGCTTCCTCCCGCCGCTGTACAAACCGTTTCAGGCCGATTCCATCGCGGCGCTCGCCGCGCTGCTGCAGATCGATCCGGGCGCGCTCGTGAGCACGGTCGACGCGTACAACCGTGCGACCGCCGGGAACACGGCGTTTCGCGCGGACGCGCTGGATGGGTTGTGCACGCGCGGCCTGGGGCTCCCGAAGAGCAACTGGGCGCGCCCGATCGATCGGCCGCCGTTTTGCGCATCGCCCCTGCGTCCGGGGGTGACCTTTACGTACATGGGCGTGGGCGTCGACGAGACGGCGCGCCTGGTCGACCGCCACGGCCGACCATTTGCCAACCTCTACGCGGCGGGGGAAATCATGTCGGGGAACATTTTGGCAAGCGGGTACCTGGCCGGGTTCGGAATGACGATTGGCGGCGTCTTCGGGCGCCTCGCCGGCCGGGAGGCGGCGACGCATGCCGCTCACTGA
- the tcuB gene encoding tricarballylate utilization 4Fe-4S protein TcuB, translating to MPLTDLFQEAERQLVVCNACRYCEGYCAVFPAMELRQAFKDGDITYLANLCHDCRACYYACMYSPPHEFGVNIPKVLSEVRQASYRRYGWPPAFARLVQSVPATVLVIAAAVIVVLGAAVLLAGPGRLLGVHLGPGAFYQVVAYWAILVPGIAALCYWLGVWTAGGVWFWREIRGGAPERLTVAAVGGAVWDALTLRWLRGGGPGCPYPGERASRGRGVLHAFVFYGFLAAIASTTLAAIYQDVFDLMPPYPLTSAPVVFGTLGGVAIIVGAGGMLLVKVRSDRAPAAGAALGMDYVFVITLGLASLTGMLTLALRATPVMGLILMIHLGIVAALFVTAPYGKFVHLVYRFLALVRYRLERESEP from the coding sequence ATGCCGCTCACTGATCTGTTTCAAGAGGCGGAGCGCCAGCTGGTCGTCTGCAACGCGTGCCGGTATTGTGAGGGGTACTGTGCGGTTTTTCCGGCGATGGAACTCCGGCAGGCCTTCAAGGACGGCGACATCACCTATTTGGCCAACCTGTGCCACGATTGCCGCGCGTGCTACTACGCGTGCATGTACTCGCCGCCCCACGAGTTTGGCGTGAATATCCCGAAGGTGCTCTCGGAGGTGCGGCAGGCCAGCTACCGTCGGTACGGCTGGCCGCCGGCGTTCGCGCGCCTCGTTCAGAGCGTTCCCGCAACCGTGCTGGTGATCGCCGCGGCGGTGATCGTGGTGCTGGGGGCCGCGGTCCTGCTCGCCGGCCCGGGCCGGTTGCTGGGCGTGCACCTGGGGCCGGGGGCATTCTATCAGGTCGTCGCGTATTGGGCGATTCTGGTGCCGGGCATCGCCGCGCTCTGCTACTGGCTCGGCGTTTGGACGGCCGGGGGCGTGTGGTTTTGGCGTGAGATCAGAGGGGGAGCCCCCGAGAGGCTGACGGTCGCCGCGGTGGGCGGAGCGGTGTGGGACGCGCTCACCCTGCGCTGGCTCCGTGGCGGCGGACCCGGTTGTCCGTACCCCGGAGAGCGTGCGTCGCGTGGGCGTGGGGTTCTGCACGCGTTTGTCTTCTACGGATTCCTCGCCGCGATCGCTTCGACGACCCTCGCTGCGATCTACCAGGATGTGTTCGATTTGATGCCCCCATATCCGCTGACGAGCGCTCCGGTCGTGTTCGGTACGCTTGGGGGTGTCGCGATCATCGTCGGCGCCGGCGGGATGCTCTTGGTGAAGGTGCGGAGCGACCGTGCTCCGGCCGCGGGCGCGGCACTCGGCATGGACTACGTGTTCGTGATCACGCTGGGCCTCGCGTCACTGACGGGCATGCTCACGCTGGCGCTCCGGGCCACCCCCGTGATGGGCTTGATACTCATGATCCACCTCGGGATCGTCGCCGCGTTGTTCGTCACCGCGCCGTAC